The Rhodopirellula islandica genome includes a region encoding these proteins:
- a CDS encoding Gfo/Idh/MocA family protein yields MNRDVNAVDGPELSNMNSEFLANPATGTSSESLAPDGLRRSANDGDALARRGFLKSATLAGGVAAGLTLNAPAVHGQETPDVIQVALVGAGGRGTGAANDALHVDNAKLKVVAVADVFPENVARSVKALSNEHIDAPEKVDVPEERQFVGFDAYKHAMDALNPGDIVILATPLAFRWVHFQYAIDKGLNVFMEKPLTADGPSSKRMLELSAKADAKNLKCGVGLMVRHCRGRQELFERIQDGQIGDIIMMRAYRMHGPIASAFTKRRSDDMPETLWQIKNFHSFLWASGGCFSDFYIHQIDETSWMKNAWPVKAQALGGRHYRGDWIDQNFDTYAVEYTYPDGSKLFFDGRCMTGCRNDMSSTVHGSKGSAIVSTSGHTPGKVRIFEGQNQSRREVAWAYPQPEKNPYRLEWTDLVDAIIHNKPYNEVPRGVQASLVTSMGRMAAHTGQEISFEQMLNCPHEFAPGVAELTVDGPAPVIANADGSYPVPQPGILKEVEYELFDV; encoded by the coding sequence ATGAATCGTGACGTGAATGCTGTTGACGGCCCCGAACTTTCCAATATGAATTCCGAATTCTTGGCGAATCCGGCTACGGGAACATCATCCGAATCCTTGGCACCGGACGGCTTGCGCCGTTCCGCTAACGATGGGGACGCGTTGGCTCGTCGCGGCTTTCTGAAATCAGCGACGCTGGCTGGTGGTGTTGCAGCAGGATTGACTCTGAATGCGCCTGCCGTGCATGGGCAGGAGACTCCGGATGTGATTCAAGTCGCTTTGGTTGGGGCGGGCGGCCGTGGGACGGGTGCTGCCAACGATGCGCTGCATGTCGACAACGCGAAGCTGAAAGTGGTCGCGGTCGCCGATGTCTTTCCGGAGAATGTCGCTCGCAGCGTGAAGGCTCTTTCGAATGAACACATCGATGCGCCGGAGAAAGTGGACGTGCCGGAGGAACGGCAGTTCGTTGGCTTCGATGCTTACAAGCACGCCATGGACGCGCTCAATCCTGGCGACATCGTGATCCTGGCGACTCCGCTGGCGTTTCGATGGGTGCACTTCCAGTACGCGATCGACAAGGGGCTGAACGTGTTCATGGAAAAACCGCTGACGGCGGACGGGCCTTCGTCCAAGCGGATGCTGGAACTTTCGGCCAAGGCCGACGCGAAGAATCTGAAGTGCGGCGTGGGTTTGATGGTGCGGCATTGCCGCGGACGACAAGAGTTGTTCGAACGCATTCAAGACGGCCAGATTGGCGACATCATCATGATGCGTGCTTACCGGATGCACGGCCCGATCGCGTCAGCGTTCACGAAACGCCGCTCGGACGACATGCCAGAAACCCTGTGGCAGATCAAGAATTTTCATAGCTTCCTGTGGGCCAGCGGTGGTTGCTTCAGCGATTTCTACATCCACCAAATCGACGAAACGTCTTGGATGAAGAATGCTTGGCCGGTCAAGGCTCAGGCTCTCGGCGGACGGCACTACCGCGGCGATTGGATCGACCAAAACTTTGACACCTACGCGGTGGAGTACACCTATCCCGACGGCAGCAAGCTGTTCTTCGACGGGCGCTGCATGACCGGGTGCCGCAATGACATGTCCAGCACGGTGCATGGCAGCAAGGGGTCGGCGATCGTGAGCACGTCCGGGCACACGCCGGGCAAGGTGCGGATCTTTGAAGGCCAAAACCAAAGTCGCCGCGAGGTGGCTTGGGCGTACCCGCAACCGGAGAAGAATCCGTACCGTCTGGAATGGACGGACTTGGTCGACGCGATCATCCACAACAAGCCCTACAACGAGGTGCCACGTGGTGTGCAAGCGAGCTTGGTGACCAGCATGGGCCGAATGGCGGCTCACACGGGCCAAGAGATCAGCTTCGAACAGATGCTGAATTGCCCGCATGAGTTTGCTCCCGGCGTGGCGGAGTTGACCGTCGACGGTCCAGCCCCCGTGATCGCCAATGCAGATGGCTCGTACCCGGTTCCACAGCCAGGGATCCTGAAAGAGGTGGAGTACGAGCTGTTTGACGTGTGA